The DNA sequence CTCGGACGTTACCTGGGTCCTGGGGGTGTACTTCTTTATGTAGTAGTTCTTTGACACATCCCCCCCTGTACCCGTGTAGATTATCTCAGTTTTGATGGCTGATGCTACCTGAAGAGTGGAGAACAGAAGCACAGCCGAAAATAGGAGGGTCATGATTTTAAGCCATGAGTTTTTCATAATTTCACCTTTGATATAGGTATGTTATCGCCGATATAAAAAAATAATCCAGAAATTGAATAACAGCAGCATGTATTAAGATCGGGAAAGGCTCCATCATAAAACTGAAACTATATGGCGTGCCAGACGCCTTGCAAGTGCCATTATGGTAAGTATGGGTGGAGCACCAGGCGCTGCTGGCAGCACACTCGCATCGGCCACAAAGAGGCCCTCAATGGAGGTCTCCAGGTTCTCATCAACAACCTCCCCCAGGGAAGCGGTACCACCAGGGTGGGCCCCCCTGGGTCTCGTGGACCTCAACGTGCCCGCCCCAACACCGGCCCGTGAGAGTATGCTCCCTGCAATGGCTGCACCCCCTGAGAGGAGACTGATGTCCCTGACGGTGTGGTGCTTGACAATCCTGTCGGCCTCCACACGTCCAGATCTCTCATCGGCTATCTTAACCATGATACCCAGGACGTTCCTCCTATCATCCTCAGGGAACAGGAGGGTTGAGAAGTGGGGTGAGAGTATAACACCATCAAGTTCTATGAGGGCGTTCATCTGGACCTCATCACAGAACCCAACCCCCTCAAGTATACCCCCCACGGTCACAAAGGTGTCCATGAAGAGTCCGTTACCTGCATCTATACCCGCCCTCATGAGTATCCTGGGGGTTTCGATGGCTCCAGCTGCCAGCACAACCGTTTCATCATGGAAATCTCCCCGGGATGTTCTCAGACCCGAAACTGATCCATTCCTGACAATTATGTTCTTTGCCTCGGTTTCTTCAATGAGAACAGCCCCGTGTTCAACTGCCTCATCAAGGAATCTCCTTGCAGACCACTTAGCAGCCCTCGGGCATCCGAATGAGCATTTACCGCAGGGCCTGCATTTATCAGGGTCTATGAATTTAGGCATCTTCTTTACACCGAGACCAAGGGATTCTGCAGCATCCATTATCAGGGCTGTGCCCCTGCCGGTGTGGGTGTCTGGAAGCTCCCTTACCCTGAGTTCAGCCTCAATGGCATGGAGGTCCTCTGTTATGTCAACCCCATAGTCCTTAAGGGTGTTCTCAAGGACCCGGACGGCGTTTCCTGCGGCAACAAGGGTTGACCCTCCAGCGCAGCTTGTCCTCAAGATATCCACATCGGGAGCTTCATCATAGCACAGGAATGCATCGGAATCCTTAACACAGGGGCCCCTCTCAATTACGGTAACGTCAATGCCCCGGATGGCAAGTTCCCTTGCAAGGGTTGCACCTCCAGCACCGGAGCCAACCACAAGGACCATGATAGTTCCCTCTTTTCAGCTATCAATCAAGCAGCACTATGGCCTTTGTGGGGCAGGAGTTTACACAGAAGCTGCAGCCGATACATTTCCTGTCATCGAGGACTATCTCCCAGTCATCCTCGATACATATGGCGCCAACCGGGCAGAGGGATACGCAGGCACCACAGTCCATGCACTTCTCACGGTCCTTCTTAACGACCCTCACTGCGGGGTGCACCTCTATACCGGCCTCCTCTATGAAGTCTATCCCCTCCCTCTCCTCGGGGCCGCTGATCTCAACAAGCATCTTACCCCCACGGGGTGTGATGTTTGCCCTCAGGATGTTGAACTCGATGTCATACTTCTTTATGGCTTCTGATATTATTGACTTGTTAACAATGTTCGGTGAGAATTTAAGCCAGGCCTTCATATTGATTCTCCCCTCTTATCAACTTTCCCTATTAACCTTGAAATGTCCTCCGCGGTCACTATACCCTTAACGCGGTTTTCATCATCAACTATGGGTAAACCTGAAATGTTATACTTATCTATGCGTCTTGCAACAACGTCCACGGGCTCATTTTCCCTTGCAACAACCACCTTGCGGGTCATGATATCCCTGAGTTTCCTCTTACCCCTTGCCACGGCGTCTGCAATGTCCCATGATGTTACGATACCCCTCAGGACGCCCTCACTGTCAACGACGGGTATGTGGTTTATGTTATTGTCAACCATCTTCCTGGCCACATCCTTAAGGTCGTCCTCCTGGTGGGTTATGATGACCGGTTTGCTCTCAAGTTCCCGCACCATGATGGAGGGTCTTCTTATCTCAAGGGGTCGGGTGGCTGATCTTGAGGGTAGGCGCTTAACTGGCTCTGTGAGCAGGAAGTCGCCCCTTTCAATCCATGATTTGAGTTCCTCTGCAATCTTCAGGGCCCTCCTGATTGATGAGAGTGGTGATGCCGGGACCTCCATGCCATTTATTTCAATCTTCCCTGATCTGAGCTCCTTATAATTGGTCTCCTTAATCACGGGCCTTGATCTCCCTGGTACACCATAATCAATGACCCTGCAGACTATATCCTCATCTGATATTCCTGTTGAAGCCGCTATGTCCTCGTTGAGTACTGGTATGGGTATCCCTGCGCCCACGTAGAGTGTTGGGCCGTACCTGGGCATTGTGGCTCCCCTCACATATTCTGGATCCATCTCCTTCATGTTACCCTTCAGCATGAGGGTGCCTGATGGTGAAACAGGTACACCATTTCTCCTCTCAGCCTCTGTTGAGTGCTGGGTACCCTCCCCCACTATGTAGCCCTCTGCGCCGCAGAGGAATATCCTTGTGCCGACACCTATGGTCTGGAAGTAGGGGTCATTCAGGAGGGGACTGAGCTCCCCCGCACTGGAGTAGGTGACGTTTCCATAGTTGGGGAGCAGTGTTCCCATGTAGGTGTAGAGTGTCTCCTCTGTGGAGTTGACCGCCACTGCATAGTTCTGGTAGCAGTTCCTCGGGTTAACCATGACCGCCTGGTTTATGGTCTCAAGGCTTATGAGGGTTTCAACATTCTTGAGGGGGTAGCAGTCTGTTCCATAGGCCTCTGCCACCAGTTCAACCTCCTTCCCCCTTATGAGGTCCTCTATTACATGTGAGCCCCCATAGTCAAGCCCTATGTCGGGGTCACGGTTTGGCTGTGTTGCGCCTATGTAGGCGTCAACTGCCGCGAGTCCAGAGTAAGCCTCAACACCATTGAGGTAGGTCCTTGACATCTTTATGGGAGGATCTGAGTGTCCGAAGTTGAGGAAAGCGCCTGATGAACACATAGCACCAAATGTACCTGTTGTAACAACATCAACTTCCTTTGCAGCGTCCATGGGGCCGTTTTCAGCAACTATCCTTGTCATTTCGGCTGCGGTGACAACCACAGCATCCCCATCCCTGATCTTCTGGTTTATCTCCTCAATTGTCTTCAATTATACCACATCCGGTGCTATCCATAAATGAACTGATTACTGGTATATGGATGTTCATTTAAATATTTTGAGTTCACAGAACCACTGCATGTGAACTTCAGTGTGACATCAAAAGAATCATAAGCACCCACCTACAGAATTAATAAGAGAAACTTTTGAAGGCTGATGGGAAATGGAGATTGACACTGATTATCTTGGCAGCATACTCATGGACATAGAGGATAGGGTGGAATATGCAGATATAAGGGCTGGCACCTCCCGGACCAGTTCCATTCTGATGAAGGACGGTAAACTGCAGGAGGTTAAATCCGGGAGAGCCTCTGGTTTCAGGATAAGGGTGCTGAGGAATGGTTCATGGGGATTCGCCTTTACAGATGAACCCTCCAGGCTCGGTGAAATGGCCCTTAAGGCCATAAAGATGACCGGGTCCCTCAGGGGCGATGTCCAGGTGGGTTCAGGTGCCCCCTCTGTTGACAAAACCATGGTAAGGTCATCCCGGCCGCCCTCAGATGTTCCTGCAGCTGAGAAGCGGGAGCTGGTATCAGATGCACACCATGCCGCATCAGTTGATGGTGTTGTGAGCACCACTGTGAGCTACGTTGACATGGAGAGCTCATCTGCCTTCCTGAACTCAGAGGGGTCACTCATTGAGATGGCTGAGACCAGGGTCGCCCTCTTTCTAAACGCTGTTGCATCGGATGGCTCCGGGATACAGTTCGGCCACAAAAGCTGCGGTGGAACCGGTGGCTTCGAAATACTGGAGAGGGAGGACATTGAGGAGCTCGGTCGCAGGACCGGTGAAAAGGCTGTTAGGCTCCTCAAGGCGAGTCCGCCGCCATCAGGACGCTTTGATATAGTAACTGACCCCGAACTTACGGGTGTATTCATACATGAGGCACTGGGGCACGCAGCCGAGGCAGACCTCATACTGCAGGGTGACTCCATACTCGAGGGTAAACTGGGGGAGAAGATTGCCTCTGAGGGTGTTACCATCATCGACGACCCTACGATTGATGGTTTTGGGAGTTACAGCTACGATGCAGAGGGTGTGAGGGCCGCTGAAACCGTTCTAGTGGAGAACGGCGTCCTCACTTCACTCCTTAACTCCAGGGAAACAGCCTTCAAACTTGGTCTTGAACCATCAGGGAATGCCCGTTCAGCCATAGGGGACCAGCCCATTGTCAGGATGAGCAACACATACCTCAAACCAGGCGATTTATCCTTCGATGAACTCATAGAGGATATCCGGAATGGTGTCTACCTGAGGGGTTCAAGGGGGGGCCAGGTGGATACCGGTAAGGGCATCTTCCAGTTCAATGCTGCTGAGTCATTCCGTATACAGGATGGTGAAATTGCAGAACCCGTCAAGGATGTCTCCCTCTCAGGAAACGTCCTGGAGACCCTCAAAAATGTTGACGGGGTTGGTTCAGACTTCAGGCTGGGGATTGGCTTCTGCGGGAAATCCGGGCAGAGCGTCCCTGTGGGCGATGGGGGCCCCCACGTGAGGATAAGGAATGCCATGGTGGGTGGAACATGAAGTACGCGCCATTATCCCGGGATGAAGGTAGAACTCTTGTTAAAATCGCGAGGATGGCCATAGAGGAGCACCTGCGTGGATCAAAAAACCTCAGACTCCCTGATGATCTCCCTGATGTTTTCAGGCAAAGAAGAGGAGTTTTCGTTACACTTGAGAAGAAAGGGAATCTGAGGGGATGTATAGGTTATCCAGAACCGGTGAAACCCCTGATAGATGCCCTTATTGAGGCCGCCATATCTGCTGCGACAGGTGACCCCAGATTTCCCCCTGTTAAACCTGAGGAGCTCGATGATATAGATGTTGAGGTCAGTGTACTGACACCACCGGAGCCCCTTGAGGTTGAAAGCCCGGCAGATTACCCCAGCCTCATAAGGGTCGGTGTCGACGGTCTGATCGTTGAGAGGGGATGGGCCAGGGGACTTCTCCTTCCACAGGTCGCCACGGAGTGGGGCTGGGACGCTGAGGAGTTCCTCTGCAACACATGTATGAAGGCGGGTCTTCCGCCAGACTGCTTCTATGACCCTGAAACCAGAGTCTACAGGTTCCAGGCCCAGATATTCCATGAAGATGGTTAAAGTTCATGCTGAAGCTAACTGCTCATGAGGGGATTAAAGATATCTCCGCACATCAAGATAAATAGATCCACAGAAGTTACAGGTTTAATGAGAGTGATTTTATGATCATACCCACAGTTCCAACAACAGATGAACTTCTTGATAAGGGATTCCGGAGGGCCAGGAAGGCCGCGTCCCTTAAACGGAGTTCAAAGATTCCTGGCCAGAAGAAGGCCAAGGTTATTGAGTCAACACGTGTCCAGACAGCATGTCAGGTCATAAGGGACCGGTTGAAGATGATAATCCAGAGAATACCTGATATAGAGTCCCTTCCAGAGTTCTACCAGGACTATATAGACGTGACCGTGGGGGTCGATGAACTCAAAAAATCCCTCGGGGCACTTAACTGGGCTGTTGGAATACTTAACCAGCTGGAATCTGATTACATGGCCCGTATAAAACGTTCAAAACCGTCTGATGCATCCCATCTGAGGCGGGAGGCCTTCGGCAGGATATCATCAGTGATAAAGAGGATCGAGGGCGACCTTGATTTTCTTGACTTTGCAAAGAATAAGTTGAGAAACATGCCCACAGTGGACCTTGACGCCTTCACGGTCGTTATAGCAGGCTTCCCCAACGTTGGAAAATCCACACTCCTCAGGACCCTCACCGGTGCAGAGCCTGAGGTGGCAGATTACCCCTTCACCACCAAGGGGATCCAGATAGGTCACCTTGAGCGGAAATGGAAGAGGATACAGGTTATAGACACACCGGGGCTCCTGGACAGACCGGTTGAGGATATGAACAACATAGAACTCCAGGCCATGGTTGCCCTTGAGAACATAGCAGATGTGATAATGTTCATCTTTGACGCCTCTGAAACATGTGGATACACCCTTGAAAGCCAGTACAGCCTTTACCTCGGCATAAGGAGCGTCTTTGACATCCCTGTGGTCACGGTCTTCAACAAGATGGATCTTGCAGAAAATGTTAAGTATCTGGAAGAATATATTAATATGGTTGAAGATCCACTGAAAGTTTCTGCATTCGAGGGCAGAGGGGTCTCCAAGATAATAAAAAAACTGGAGGGGTTATATGAAAAAGAAACTCGAGAAGCCCATGACAATGTTTGAGAAAAGAAGGCTGATGGCTGAGAAGATGATGGAAGACATGATAAAGAACATGAGGGAGATGCAGAAAGAGTTCGAGAAGAAAATCGCAGAGTACGCAGAGAACATACCTGAAAAACTCAGCATGGACGTCATGGAAACAGATGATGCCATAATCATCAAAACCGACCTTCCAGGTGTTAAGAAGGAGGACATCAACATAGAACTGACCGAAAACACCATATCCATATCAGCAGTCTTTGAGGAGGAAGTCGAAATCAAAGAGGCTGATTTCATCAAGAAGGAAAGGAAGTACGGTGAAGCAAAAAGGGAGATGAGGCTACCTGAAAAGATCAGGGTTGAAGATGCCAGTGCAAAGTTTGAAAACGGTGTCCTCACAGTTGAACTTCCAAAGGTTGAGGTCAAGAAGAAACAGACCTTAAAGGTGGAATAAAACCACCAAACTCATTTTTTCAGGAAAACCCGTGCAAAAAGCGAAGGTTGAAGGGAACCCGCCAGCAGTTCATCTGGAGATCATATTAACTGCTCACTGACCCTCCTAATTTTACAGTTCACCTAGGATATAAGGAAACAGCTCTATAGAAATCACACAGAAGCCCCCCAGCGGGGTACATCCAGCAGGATATGGGAAAAATCTATAGAAATAACCCTCACACTGGCATCATACCCCTAACAACCATTTACAGGATCGTGAGTTCTCTGAATAGTTTTAGGCTATGGCCTGGTCTCAGATCTTCTTCATCGGATGCCGTCTAACGTGCATCTGTGTTCTTCACCTCAGATAGCAGAGTGAGAGCCCCTAGTTATGGATACCGTCTAACGTGCATCTGTGTTCTCTGAAGCAGAACATTGGGGTCAGTACTGCTGGTCCTGCCAAAAAAATGTGCTGGATGGGGCTAGTATCTCACCTTACCTATGTGCCTGGTACTGCCTGGGTCCTCCCCGTTGAAATGGGCGAGGTAGTACACGAACCATTCGAGGGGAACTGCAAGTACAAAGGGTGACATGAGCCCGTTAAGGTCAGAGTAATCTGACATCCGGAATACAAGGTTCTCAGCGCCCAGCTTCTCACAGAAACGCAGGGCCCTCTCTGTCAGCTCATCACCTGGCAGCCCAGATTCAAGGAATATAACCGGGACCCCCTCCTCAACCCTTTCAATGAGTCCGTGTCTGAATTCTCCAGAATAGAGTGGACAGGAATGCTTCAGGGCACCCTCCATGAGCATCGTCATTGCGAGTTTGTAGGCCAGTCCATAGTTAGGACCGCTCCCCATACAGTAGAATATATCCTCACCGGAATATTCCTCTGCAAGATCCCTGCACTCAACCTCTGTTCTCCTCAGCAGATCCTCAACCTCACCGGGTAGTTTCTCAAGTTCTCCCATTATCTCATCCGATTTTTCATCACTGTACATCCCGAAGAGTATCCTGTAGAGGGCCAGGAGCTGTGTCATGTAGGTCTTGGTGCCAAGTATTGCCTCCTCACGTCCGCATCGGGTCACTATGGTCTCCATGGATTCAGATGCCATGGTGCTGCCGGGTTCATTGGTTATGGTAACGGTTCTGAGTCCGAGTTCATTCGCCCTCCTGAGTGCTGCGAGGGTATCCGCGGTCTCACCCGACTGTGAGGTGAATATGACTGCAGAGTCACTGTAATCAATCTGTCTGTGATAGTAGAACTCATAGCCAGTCATAACATCCATGTTGACCTCATAGTTCATGGCGATTGCATCCCTTGCACTGTAACAGGTTGAAAGTGAGCTGCCACACCCAACAAGGTATATACGTCTGCATTCCAGTATTTCATTGGATATACGTGCCATTCTGTCCCCTTCAGACTTCAGGGTCCTCCTAAGAGACTCTGGCTGCTCCATGAGTTCATTGAACATCCCATACTTCATCTTGTATCCCCCTTTAAACTTTTATATTTCCTGAGTATCTTGATAGCAAGCTCTGCAACTTCAACAGCATCCCTGCCGGTGAGTACTATCATGGGCTCCTTACCCCATGCCCCCCTGTGGTATATGACGTCTGGAGGGGACTCTGAGTTCCTGAGGGCCTCCTCAACACCCCATGGTATGCTGCCTCCCTCAGTATCCCTCACACTGTCGGGTTCCCTGCTGCGGTCATAGGATGAGACCACAAGACCCATATCCTCACATATACTGATTATACTCTCATCAAATTTAATATTAAGTGCACTTCTTCTCCCCGGGAGGTGTTCATTAAGGGCTATTATGAAGCGGGCCATGTGCGAGGAAGCCCCGTATTCAGGGTCGCGGCACGCGAAGGCCCTTCCCTGAAACTCAGTGATCCTCCCCGGGACCGCAACAACATCCTCTGGACCGCAGGGATTACTCCTCGCCATTACAATATTTGACCTCACCTCAGGTATGAGGATTCCAAAGTCCTCTGCAGAGGAGATCATCTCAAGAGCCCTTCTAACATTTTCTATCTCCATGATCATCACTCAAGAGAATATTTACAGTAAGAAAAGTTATATGTGGATCAGTAATTTATAATTATAATCTTGAGGTGTTCACATGGAGAAGTTAAAGGAATTCAGGGGTATAAAGGAGCATCTCGGTGTATTCCGGGAGGCAGTTAAGGATGCTGAGAGAATAGGCTTTGCAGGAGTTCCCGGGGTATGCACACCCTTCGCCCAGCTATTCGCATACGCTGTGCGGGACAAGGATAACATATTCATACCCAATACAGATTTCAGTAAGGCCAGAAAGCTCGAAGTAACTGAATATGGTGTTGAACTCGGCGAAATAAGCCCTGGGAATGTGGACGTTCTTGTACTCCTCGGGGGCCTCTCAATGCCAGGTATAGGCTCAGACATCGAGGATGTTAAAAAACTGGTTGAAGATGCCCTGGAAGAAGGAGGAGAGCTTATGGGGCTCTGCTACATGGACATGTTCGCCAGGGCTGGCTGGTACGAGCTCCTTGACTTTGACTGTGTTATCAATGCAGACATAGATGGTTACGTCCTCAGGGGCTGAGGGGTTTACTTGTCCGGTGCTCTGAAAGAAAATTCCGGTAAGCCCTCTGAAGTTGAATACACCCACTTCAAGGACCTGCAGGCCCTGGAAATGGAGAGGGGACGGCTCTACGAGACCATCGTCGTTACCTGGGACGATTCAATGGTGGGGAACGCAGCCCCCATAGGTGTGCTATGCACCGGTGACGATACAGTGACACTCTACCTCTACCAGGGGACCCGTACAGTGGAGAATGTGCTGAATAATGGGCGGTTCACCGTTAACGTGACCCTCGACCCCCTCATATTCACCGATTCAACACTGGGTGACCTTGAGGAGGACATGTTCAGCCATTACAGGGACTTCCTTCACCTCAGGGGTGCCGATGCATTCTTCACTGCAGAGGTTGTCTCTGTGAAGAAGCTGGTGAAGAGGGACCGGTTCGGTGAGTCAGAACTTCATGTTGTGAAGGCCCGTGCAGGTGATGTTATGAGGGCTGAAAGCTTCAGGATGGCCCTCAACCGTGGCATATACGCTGTTATTGAGTCACTGATAGCCTATACGCGAGCTGAATTTTCAGACCCTCTGGTCCTCAGGGAGAGGATCGCTGAGATGAACCGGGTTGCAAGGAAGGTCGGGGGCCCCAGGGAGAAGGAGGCCATGAGGAGGATAATCCAGGCCCTTGAATCAAAGATATCATGAGATTGCTGCCCCATGAAAAGTAACTAACCCCTATCAGGGCACGAGAACATCCACAAATTCAAATATAACTATTGTTTATTAGAAATATATACTAAACCGTCATTAAAATGTACTAAGTACAGTTTTATACACAAATATGACTTAAAAGGTCAAGAAAGAAACCTTTAATACTATCTAAATCAATAAAATAATTTATGGAAAATCTAAATAAAATGGATAATCCTGAATTCTATGATGCCCGAATGAAATTAGAAGCTATACATCAGGATATCAAGCGTTTGATGGAAAAATCTAATCAAGAATACCTTGATTTAATGCTAAGCAACTTAAAAAAGGATATTTTGAATTCAGTATCTGTTTATATTTCTGATGATATTGAAAATGATTTAGAACAAAATATGGTTAATCCCTGTAAGATGCGGGAAACCTGTAAAGAGAAATTTAACGGATTTCTACAAAATAATTCTAAACTTATAAAACAGGAACATGTTTCCAAAGAAATTATAGAAGAGAAAAGAGAGGAATTAGATGAAATAAGGAAAAGTGCTCCTTTTGATAAATGTGATATTTGTTTTAAGGAAGTAGACTCACTATTTGATAAGCAAATAAATCTAATTGGCTCTCTACAAATATATGACAATAATAAAGAGGATAAAACTGAGATATCTTCTATTCCTGAAGAAATTATGGTTAAGAGTGTTCTTGAACCTATTTCTAATAAACAGAGACTTCAAATTCTTAAATCTATGGCCTCTGAAACCATGACATTCACTGCTCTTTCAGAACTTACAGGGCTTCGTGGTGGTAATTTACTTTTCCACATACAAAAATTACTTGAAAGTGACTTGATATTGCAGCGTCATGAACGTGGAGATTATATGATTACTGAAAAAGGATATAATCTACTCATAATGCTCAGTAATTTTAAAAAATATTTGAAAAAATAATCGTTTCAGAACTATTATCCCCTCCGGTTGAACTATTGAAAACTGGAGGGGGGGCATTCTTAAAATCAATTGAAAATTATTGATTGTTTAATATTTAATCTGTAGTGAAAGCAGTAGGACTTAATATTACTGCAAATTATTCTATTTTTCCAGCAAAATAATCTAACCAAACGCACATACATTCATTATATGACGGACATTCAGTACAACGGGACTTATGCTTATTTTCTTTACTATTGGGCTTATCCATTTTAATTTCTCCATTAAAACCTATTATAAGATAATAATTAATTATCCTTAAAAAAGAAAAGAAAGAAAAAGTAGGAAGTCGATTTTGGCTTATAATCCTGCTTTGTTCACTATAGTATCTGCAACTTCTTCAGCACTTTTAAATGGAAAATCATCAGCAGTAAGTACTTGTCCAGCATCAGATGCTTTTAATTCTACATCTCCAGATTTACAAGTAGTATCTGGACCGTTTGGAAGCGCTGCCATTAGTTCTTCTGGTGAATTTATTGGGAAATCGGCTCCTGCTAATGCTCCTATAATTTGTCCACGAATATCTTCTTTAACTCCCATTTTCACATCTCCATTAAGTTTTTAATTTCAAATTTCTCAACATCAAAGAGACCCCTATCCCCTATCTTCAGCCGGGGGATGACGAGGAGCGAGAGGAAGGACATGGTCATGAAGGGTGCGCTGAGACGTGACCCGAGCTGTTCAGTGAAAGTGTTGAGGTTCTCAAATCCATCTGCAACCTCAAATACATCCCCATCTGACATCAGACCTGCCACAGGAAGCTGAAGGACCCTGTGATCATCCCCTGAGACCGCCACAAGACCCCCTCCTGCTTTTTTAAGTATATCAACCGCCCTCTTCATCAGCTCAGGATCCACTCCCACCACGATCAGGTTGTGTGAGTCATGGGCAACTGTTGATGCTATTGCCCCCTCCTGGAGGCCGAATCCATGAACGAAGCCGCTGGAGATATTACCCCTCCCGTACCTGTCAAGGACAGATACCCTGAGGATATCTGAGGACGTGTCAGCCTGCACGGTGCCGTCCTCAACTTCCAGGGTTGCAATTAGCTCTTCAGTTATGAGCTGGCCGTCCAGTACATCTATGACCCTCACAGTGGCTTCATCACCCTCAGCCCTGATATTCAATCTCTCAACTGGAAAATCAGGCACTTCAAGTTTCCTGGGGGGTGCCCTGGTTCCCCCGGATCTCCTGATGAGGTATCTGCCCCTATCCGCCACAGGTCTACCATCTATGTAGACCCTCTTAACGTTGAAGTCCCTGAGGCTGTCAACCACCACGAAGTCAGCATCCCATCCAGGCGCTATTGCCCCTGTGCTGAGGCCGTAGTGCTCCGCAGGGTTTATGGTGACCATCTGCACAGCGCTTACAGGGTCAATACCGTAATCGACCGCCCTCCTGAGTATCCTGTCCATGTGCCCCTCCAGCAGGTCGGCGGGGTGGATGTCATCGGATACCAGGAAGTCACACCCTGCAGCGGCAAGGTCCCGGAGGTTCCTCGCGCTTGATCCCTCACGTGCCATTATCTTCATTCCAAGTCTCCTCTTCTCAAGGACCTCCTCGGGGCTCACACATTCGTGGTCAGTGGATATCCCCGCCCCTATGTAGGTGCACAGTTCATCCCCTGAGAGGAGGGGGGCATGTCCATCAACAGGCATGTTAAGGTCCCTTGCAGCCTTTATCTTAGCCATGACCCCATCATCACCGGCTATGACTGCCGGGAAGTTCATCATCTCGCCTAGGGCCACCACTGAATCCATTCTGAGTAGTTCCTCTATCCCCCTCGCTGTGATCTCTGCCCCGGCAGTTTCAAAGGGGGTTGCGGGTACACATGATGGTGCTGTGAAGTAGAATTTCATTGGTGTCGCTGCAGCATCATCTATCATGAACCTCACACCATCCACGCCCATGACGTTTGCTATCTCATGGGGGTCCGATATGGCTGAGACAGTGCCATGGGGTATGGCTGCCGCTGCAAATGAGGAGGGTATGAGCATTGAACTCTCAATGTGGAGGTGGGCGTCTATGAAGCCGGGGATGATTATATCAGAAAAGTTTCCGCTGATGCTTCGAACACACCTCACCCTTCCACCGGCCACCTCTATCTCAGCCGGGTAGATGTCGCCGGTGAAGACGTTGAGGATGTTCCCACTTATCATTCAATCCCCCAGGCCGTTCATCTTTTTGATTTCGTGGAGTAGGATGGGTATGAATGCACCCACATCTGTAACCACGCTCACAGCCTGGGAGCTGCCCCTGTCAGAGAG is a window from the Methanothermobacter thermautotrophicus str. Delta H genome containing:
- a CDS encoding SIS domain-containing protein → MKYGMFNELMEQPESLRRTLKSEGDRMARISNEILECRRIYLVGCGSSLSTCYSARDAIAMNYEVNMDVMTGYEFYYHRQIDYSDSAVIFTSQSGETADTLAALRRANELGLRTVTITNEPGSTMASESMETIVTRCGREEAILGTKTYMTQLLALYRILFGMYSDEKSDEIMGELEKLPGEVEDLLRRTEVECRDLAEEYSGEDIFYCMGSGPNYGLAYKLAMTMLMEGALKHSCPLYSGEFRHGLIERVEEGVPVIFLESGLPGDELTERALRFCEKLGAENLVFRMSDYSDLNGLMSPFVLAVPLEWFVYYLAHFNGEDPGSTRHIGKVRY
- a CDS encoding thiamine-phosphate synthase family protein, yielding MEIENVRRALEMISSAEDFGILIPEVRSNIVMARSNPCGPEDVVAVPGRITEFQGRAFACRDPEYGASSHMARFIIALNEHLPGRRSALNIKFDESIISICEDMGLVVSSYDRSREPDSVRDTEGGSIPWGVEEALRNSESPPDVIYHRGAWGKEPMIVLTGRDAVEVAELAIKILRKYKSLKGDTR
- a CDS encoding DUF2124 family protein — its product is MEKLKEFRGIKEHLGVFREAVKDAERIGFAGVPGVCTPFAQLFAYAVRDKDNIFIPNTDFSKARKLEVTEYGVELGEISPGNVDVLVLLGGLSMPGIGSDIEDVKKLVEDALEEGGELMGLCYMDMFARAGWYELLDFDCVINADIDGYVLRG
- a CDS encoding DUF447 domain-containing protein; the encoded protein is MSGALKENSGKPSEVEYTHFKDLQALEMERGRLYETIVVTWDDSMVGNAAPIGVLCTGDDTVTLYLYQGTRTVENVLNNGRFTVNVTLDPLIFTDSTLGDLEEDMFSHYRDFLHLRGADAFFTAEVVSVKKLVKRDRFGESELHVVKARAGDVMRAESFRMALNRGIYAVIESLIAYTRAEFSDPLVLRERIAEMNRVARKVGGPREKEAMRRIIQALESKIS
- a CDS encoding winged helix-turn-helix domain-containing protein encodes the protein MENLNKMDNPEFYDARMKLEAIHQDIKRLMEKSNQEYLDLMLSNLKKDILNSVSVYISDDIENDLEQNMVNPCKMRETCKEKFNGFLQNNSKLIKQEHVSKEIIEEKREELDEIRKSAPFDKCDICFKEVDSLFDKQINLIGSLQIYDNNKEDKTEISSIPEEIMVKSVLEPISNKQRLQILKSMASETMTFTALSELTGLRGGNLLFHIQKLLESDLILQRHERGDYMITEKGYNLLIMLSNFKKYLKK
- a CDS encoding MTH865 family protein, whose protein sequence is MGVKEDIRGQIIGALAGADFPINSPEELMAALPNGPDTTCKSGDVELKASDAGQVLTADDFPFKSAEEVADTIVNKAGL
- the ade gene encoding adenine deaminase, with translation MISGNILNVFTGDIYPAEIEVAGGRVRCVRSISGNFSDIIIPGFIDAHLHIESSMLIPSSFAAAAIPHGTVSAISDPHEIANVMGVDGVRFMIDDAAATPMKFYFTAPSCVPATPFETAGAEITARGIEELLRMDSVVALGEMMNFPAVIAGDDGVMAKIKAARDLNMPVDGHAPLLSGDELCTYIGAGISTDHECVSPEEVLEKRRLGMKIMAREGSSARNLRDLAAAGCDFLVSDDIHPADLLEGHMDRILRRAVDYGIDPVSAVQMVTINPAEHYGLSTGAIAPGWDADFVVVDSLRDFNVKRVYIDGRPVADRGRYLIRRSGGTRAPPRKLEVPDFPVERLNIRAEGDEATVRVIDVLDGQLITEELIATLEVEDGTVQADTSSDILRVSVLDRYGRGNISSGFVHGFGLQEGAIASTVAHDSHNLIVVGVDPELMKRAVDILKKAGGGLVAVSGDDHRVLQLPVAGLMSDGDVFEVADGFENLNTFTEQLGSRLSAPFMTMSFLSLLVIPRLKIGDRGLFDVEKFEIKNLMEM